The Ananas comosus cultivar F153 linkage group 2, ASM154086v1, whole genome shotgun sequence genome contains a region encoding:
- the LOC109724661 gene encoding LOW QUALITY PROTEIN: AAA-ATPase At5g57480 (The sequence of the model RefSeq protein was modified relative to this genomic sequence to represent the inferred CDS: inserted 3 bases in 2 codons) → MKEYWWTSLASLLGALAFVQSLLHAVFPAELRVAFATLLRRLSGAFSPYCYFEIPEIDGVNTNELYNAVHLYLSXRRRRLCRGLNSSALTFGLSSSDRVADAFRGAGAAWEHVATPRAAAGFSWRPFPEERRAFTLRIRRRDAPLLVPSYLDHIMDSAADIRRRSQERLLYTNARGGAGAVVVGAVDAAHRGGHPWEPVPFKHPSTFDTLALDPRRKAEIMADLRDFAEGRDFYSKTGRAWKRGYLLYGPPGTGKSSMIAAMANFLRYDVYDLELAEVHTNSELRKLLMKTTSKSIIVIEDIDCSVNLANRGTAKRPPAAADPAADMIGGDDARTVTLSGLLNFTDGLWSCCGSERIFVFTTNHVEKLDPALLRSGRMDVHVFMSYCTFPALRILMKNYLGIDDAGAGEEKDGLWRELEEAVGEAEMTPADVSEVLIKGRXECGGAAELRKKRMMEGTEEEEEEEEEEEQEKRALESPKEGGGGGGGGGAMGDEANEKEEKGGE, encoded by the exons ATGAAGGAGTATTGGTGGACTTCGTTGGCGTCCCTGCTGGGCGCCCTGGCCTTCGTGCAGAGCCTCCTCCACGCCGTCTTCCCCGCGGAGCTGCGCGTCGCCTTCGCCacgctcctccgccgcctctccgGCGCCTTCTCCCCCTACTGCTACTTCGAAATCCCCGAGATCGACGGCGTCAACACCAACGAATTATACAATGCCGTGCACCTCTACCTga cgcgccgccgccgcctgtgcCGCGGGCTGAACTCGTCGGCGCTGACGTTCGGGCTGTCGAGCAGCGACCGCGTGGCGGACGCGTTCCGCGGCGCGGGGGCGGCGTGGGAGCACGTGGCGACCCCGCGCGCGGCGGCGGGGTTCTCGTGGCGCCCCTTCCCGGAGGAGCGGCGCGCCTTCACGCTCCGCATCCGGCGCCGCGACGCGCCGCTGCTCGTCCCCTCCTACCTCGACCACATCATGGACAGCGCCGCCGACATCCGGCGCCGGAGCCAGGAGCGCCTCCTCTACACCAAcgcccgcggcggcgccggcgccgtcgTGGTCGGCGCCGTGGACGCGGCCCACCGCGGCGGGCACCCCTGGGAGCCGGTCCCCTTCAAGCACCCGAGCACCTTCGACACCCTCGCCCTCGACCCCCGCCGCAAGGCCGAGATCATGGCCGACCTCCGCGACTTCGCCGAGGGCCGCGACTTCTACAGCAAGACCGGGCGCGCCTGGAAGCGCGGGTACCTCCTCTACGGCCCCCCCGGCACCGGCAAGTCCAGCATGATCGCCGCCATGGCCAATTTCCTCCGCTACGACGTCTACGACCTCGAGCTCGCTGAGGTCCACACCAACTCCGAGCTCCGCAAGCTCCTCATGAAGACCACCTCCAAGTCCATCATCGTCATCGAGGACATCGACTGCTCCGTCAACCTCGCCAACCGCGGGACGGCCAAGcgcccgccggccgccgccgaccccgcGGCCGACATGATCGGCGGGGACGACGCGCGGACGGTGACGCTGTCGGGGCTGCTGAACTTCACCGACGGCCTCTGGTCGTGCTGCGGGAGCGAGCGGATCTTCGTGTTCACCACCAACCACGTCGAGAAGCTCGACCCCGCGCTGCTGCGGTCGGGGAGGATGGACGTGCACGTGTTCATGAGCTACTGCACCTTCCCGGCCCTGCGAATTCTCATGAAGAATTACTTGGGGATCGACGACGCGGGCGCGGGCGAAGAGAAGGATGGGCTGTGGAGGGAATTGGAGGAGGCGGTCGGCGAGGCGGAGATGACGCCGGCCGACGTGAGCGAGGTGCTGATCAAGGGTCG CGAATGTGGGGGTGCGGCGGagttgaggaagaagaggatgatGGAAGGGaccgaggaggaagaggaagaggaggaggaggaggagcaggagaAGCGGGCATTGGAGAGCCCgaaggaaggaggaggaggaggaggaggaggaggagccatGGGTGATGAAGCTAAtgaaaaggaggagaagggtgGGGAGTAA
- the LOC109706616 gene encoding uncharacterized protein LOC109706616, with amino-acid sequence MAITNTKTFQLLSRLRRAIHKVKFLLSFNPTRWVMFSIIGSSPGPQLASFSPRPSLADATDGVYVDTGASSFSSSSTGAVSRTSSLLSTPGGDDIDARADVFIANFYQHIRMEREVSLELRYSEREKSLERTRSD; translated from the coding sequence ATGGCAATCACTAATACTAAGACGTTTCAACTCCTTAGTCGCCTGAGAAGGGCAATTCACAAGGTGAAATTTTTGCTATCGTTCAACCCCACCAGGTGGGTCATGTTTTCGATCATCGGTTCGTCGCCCGGGCCACAACTGGCGAGCTTTAGCCCCCGACCGAGCCTAGCCGACGCCACTGACGGCGTATACGTCGACACGGGCGCATCTTCTTTTTCGAGCTCCAGTACTGGTGCAGTGTCGCGGACGAGTAGCTTGCTGTCGACGCCCGGGGGCGACGATATCGACGCGAGGGCGGATGTTTTTATCGCGAATTTTTATCAACATATTCGGATGGAGAGGGAGGTGTCGCTCGAGCTCCGATACAGCGAAAGGGAGAAGAGCCTGGAGAGGACCCGATCGGATTAG